From a single Arachis hypogaea cultivar Tifrunner chromosome 3, arahy.Tifrunner.gnm2.J5K5, whole genome shotgun sequence genomic region:
- the LOC112779616 gene encoding uncharacterized protein, protein MDKFRSYLIGSKVIIYTDLAALKYLLTKQDSKPRFSVPRTLISDRGTHFCNRQLASVLQRYGVHHKVATPYHPQTNGQAKVSNRELKQILERILDVSRRDWAKKLDDALWAYQTAFKNPIGMSLYQLVYGKACHLPVKLEHKAYWATRFLNFDPKAAEDKRLL, encoded by the exons ATGgataagttcagatcctatttgatTGGTTCAAAGGTCATTATTTACACTGACCTTGCGGCTCTCAAGTACCTCTTAACCAAGCAAGACTCTAAACCAAG GTTCAGCGTCCCACGGACACTGATTAGTGACAgaggcacccatttctgtaacagacAACTTGCCTCCGTCTTACAGAGATATGGTGTTCATCACAAAGTGGCCACCCCTTACCATCCACAGACCAATGGACAGGCTAAAGTCTCCAACAGGGAGCTCAAacaaattctagagagaatacTCGACGTCTCTAGAAGAGATTGGGCGAAGAAACTTGacgatgctctctgggcataccagaCTGCATTCAAAAACCCCATCGGGATGTCCCTCTACCAATTAGTCTATGGCAAGGCATGCCACCTACCcgtgaaattggagcacaaagcATATTGGGCAACAAGATTCCTCAACTTTGATCCCAAGGCTGCAGAAGATAAGAGGTTGCTCTAA